CCTTCATCCGAGCAGCCCAGATCCTCGGCCGTGACCGAAATAGGTAGACACTGTGGAATGCAATTGCCGTTCTGATAGAAGATGGTCCCGGAAGCCCCGCTGATAGTGGTGAAATAGATCTCGTAGAGTGCATCTTCGGTGGTATTGATGAGATTGATCCCCTCGCCATCACCGATGTTGAATCCATTTGCGGGCAGATTAACACAGGTAGGGGTCTCACCGTTCACTCCCCAGCAGAGGTCTTCCACATCACAGGTACCTGCGATATCGAAGGTCAATGAGATCACCGGAAGTAGACCTTGCCCTTCATCCGAACAACCACCGTCCACGGCAGTCAATCCAGTGGCCAAACAATCGCCAGATCGCATCTCAGAGCGATCCGATTTCTTTGGCTGGAGTACGGTTGCAATTTCTGCCGATGGAACCTGTAAAGAAGTCTGCGGTTGTATGGCAGATAGCTTATTTGTTTCCGATGGAGATCGGAGAGCCTCGGAGGCACCTTGGTCGGCCTTGAGAGAGAAGAAGGGATGGGCTGGTGTTTCTACAGCATTGAATTGCAGATCCTCCTTGGGACTCAGCCTCCGGTCGGAGAGTTGCTGAGGAACAAGTTGTTCACCAGAAGCAGGAATGCCCGGCTCGGACTGGGCTGCAAAGGAGCCTATGAATAGGCAGAATATGAAAGTAGATAGAAGTCTCATTGTCAGGGTTTTGATTAGCGAGCTCCAAAGTAGGAAGAAAGACCATGGCTGTACAGCGTCTTGAACTGATAATCGTCAGTTGAGCAACTTCAGAAAAGCGACAGAACTAGGAAAGCTGAATGGCTGAATGCCTATGAAAGGATCATCCTGAAATAGATCAAGAGAAGCTCTCGCCATGCTGGGAGGAATCTAGACCGCGTTCTTCTTGATCGGCCCTTACACGGATGGGGATGAGCAGATCGGTCACTTTGAAGAGCAGCCAGCTTCCGCCTAAAGTGAAGACCGATACGATCAATAGGGCGATCACATGATAGAGCATGGTCTCGGTCTCCCCGTGGATGAGCCCCACCTCTTCGGCCAGAAGTCCGGTCAGTAGCATACCTACGATACCGCCCACACCATGGCTGGGGAAGACCTCTAGGGTATCATCTACAGAGGTGGATTTGAAGAACATGATAGCCAGATTGCTGACCAATGCAGCGATGAAACCGATGAAGATACTCTCACCCAAGGTCACGAATCCAGCTGCTGGAGTGATGGCCACCAGACCTACGATCGCTCCGATACAGGCACCAAGGGCTGACATCTTCTTGTCTCTGAAGCGGTCGAAGAATATCCAGGTGATCATGGCCGTGGCCGAGGCCAGATTGGTATTGGCAAAAGCGATCACGGCATCGCCATTGGCACCCAGAGCTGAACCCGCATTGAATCCGAACCAGCCGAACCACAATAGCCCGGTACCTAGGATGACAAAAGGGATATTGGCCGGTTCGGTCTGCACGCTCTTGCGTTTGCCCAGATAGATGGCACCCGCTAGTGCAGCAAATCCAGCAGACATGTGCACGACTGTACCCCCGGCAAAGTCCAGTACACCCCAATTGCGGAAGAGTCCATCGGGATGCCAGGTCATGTGGGCCAGAGGTGTATAGATGAGAAGAGAGAAGAGCACCATGAATAGGATGTAGGAGCGGAAACGCACCCGCTCGGCCAGACTGCCTGTGATGAGGGCAGGGGTGATGATGGCGAACTTGAGTTGGAAGAGCGCAAAGAGTAGGAAGGGGATGGTCCCTG
Above is a genomic segment from Flavobacteriales bacterium containing:
- a CDS encoding ammonium transporter: MGRRLNFILLAVLVLIILFLGESYESLDTSGIDSGDTSWMIVASAFVLLMTPGLAFFYGGMVNKKSIVSTMLQSFVALGVISVLWVIVGFSLAFGDSIGGIIGNPMTYFNFKGVGISPNPDFAGTIPFLLFALFQLKFAIITPALITGSLAERVRFRSYILFMVLFSLLIYTPLAHMTWHPDGLFRNWGVLDFAGGTVVHMSAGFAALAGAIYLGKRKSVQTEPANIPFVILGTGLLWFGWFGFNAGSALGANGDAVIAFANTNLASATAMITWIFFDRFRDKKMSALGACIGAIVGLVAITPAAGFVTLGESIFIGFIAALVSNLAIMFFKSTSVDDTLEVFPSHGVGGIVGMLLTGLLAEEVGLIHGETETMLYHVIALLIVSVFTLGGSWLLFKVTDLLIPIRVRADQEERGLDSSQHGESFS